The DNA region TATTGAGGAATTCGCCGAAAAGCCCGGAGATGTCGGGTCTTCGGCGGTGCAGGTTGGCATACTTTCAAAGCGGATAGAGCAAATATCCACTCACACATCAAAGATGAAAAAAGACGCGCATTCGCGCCGGGGCCTTGTGCGCCTTGTTGCGAAAAGAAGGAAACTTCTGAACTACATGAAGGGAGCGCGCCCCGAAAAATACGCCGAGATAATCAAAAAACTCGGTCTCAGGCACTGATTCAGCGGAGGACAGATTCTTGGAAAAAACAGTTGAAAAAACACTCTTCGGCTCAAACTACAAAATAGAAGCCGGAACGGTCGCCCGTCAGGCGAGCGGAGCGGTTCTGATGAGCTGCGAAGACACGGTGGTTCTCGCCACGGTTGTGGCGGAGGAAGGCCGCATACAGGAAGATTTTCTTCCCCTTACGGTCAACTATCAGGAAAAGACATACGCGGCCGGAAAAATTCCGGGCGGCTTTTTCAGAAGGGAGGGCAGGCCCAG from Candidatus Dadabacteria bacterium includes:
- the rpsO gene encoding 30S ribosomal protein S15, producing the protein MPLDKDEKRKVIEEFAEKPGDVGSSAVQVGILSKRIEQISTHTSKMKKDAHSRRGLVRLVAKRRKLLNYMKGARPEKYAEIIKKLGLRH